One Armatimonadota bacterium genomic region harbors:
- a CDS encoding nucleoside 2-deoxyribosyltransferase: MRVYFCGAIRGGRRLQPRYARIVSWLQQRGHQVLTAHVGRADVLEHERATRKNDRAIYEGDMAWIEQADVVIAEVTVPSIGVGMEIMRAQMLGKRVVCLCEAGADVSALVAGNPHVELWRYRDEDELLRILDRLVSSAGG; the protein is encoded by the coding sequence ATGCGCGTGTACTTCTGTGGGGCCATACGAGGTGGCCGGCGGTTGCAGCCGCGCTACGCGCGGATCGTCTCGTGGCTGCAGCAGCGCGGCCACCAGGTGCTGACCGCGCACGTCGGGCGGGCGGACGTCCTGGAACACGAGCGGGCCACACGCAAAAACGACCGGGCGATCTACGAGGGCGACATGGCCTGGATCGAACAGGCCGACGTGGTGATCGCGGAGGTCACCGTTCCCTCGATCGGCGTGGGGATGGAGATCATGCGCGCCCAGATGCTGGGCAAGCGGGTCGTGTGCCTGTGCGAGGCCGGTGCGGACGTCTCGGCGCTCGTGGCCGGAAACCCCCATGTCGAGCTGTGGCGGTACCGCGACGAGGACGAGCTCTTGCGGATCCTCGACCGCCTGGTCTCCTCGGCGGGTGGCTGA
- a CDS encoding acyl-CoA dehydrogenase family protein yields the protein MQEVGTVNKVSPTDFYVTEDLLTDVQRAARDTVRRFVDREVIPRIGRWWLDGIFPMELVPRLGELGVYGANLPAEYECAGLDNIAYGLLMQELERGDSGIRSFASVQGALVMYPIYAYGSEEQRRHYLPRLARGELIGCFGLTEPTAGSDPAAMNTRARKTSRGWAITGTKMWITSGSIAHVAIVWAKDETDTVRGFIVPTDTPGFAAHEIHTKASMRASVTSELVLEDVEVPDDHALPEGVGLGKALGCLTQARYGIAWGAIGAAVACFEEALAYAGERIAFGRPIAATQIIQERLVDMLTRITASQLLAHRLGQLKDAGRMRYTQVSLAKRHNVRAALEVARQARLILGGYGITVEYHAMRHAANLESVDTYEGTYDIHTLIVGREITGHDAF from the coding sequence GTGCAGGAGGTCGGCACGGTCAACAAGGTCAGTCCGACGGATTTCTACGTCACGGAAGATCTGCTCACGGACGTGCAGCGGGCGGCGCGCGACACCGTCCGACGGTTCGTCGACCGCGAGGTGATCCCGCGGATCGGGCGCTGGTGGCTGGACGGCATCTTCCCGATGGAACTGGTGCCCAGGCTCGGCGAGCTGGGGGTGTACGGCGCGAACCTGCCGGCGGAGTACGAGTGCGCGGGCTTGGACAACATCGCCTACGGGCTGCTGATGCAGGAACTGGAGCGGGGGGACAGCGGCATCCGGTCCTTCGCCAGCGTCCAGGGTGCGCTCGTCATGTACCCGATCTACGCGTACGGCAGCGAAGAGCAAAGGCGCCACTACCTGCCGCGGCTGGCGCGGGGCGAGCTGATCGGGTGCTTCGGCCTGACCGAGCCGACCGCCGGCAGCGACCCCGCCGCGATGAACACGCGTGCGCGCAAGACGTCGCGCGGCTGGGCGATCACGGGCACCAAGATGTGGATCACCAGCGGGTCGATCGCGCACGTGGCCATCGTGTGGGCCAAGGACGAGACCGACACCGTCCGCGGGTTCATCGTGCCGACCGACACCCCGGGCTTTGCGGCCCACGAAATCCACACGAAGGCTTCGATGCGCGCGTCGGTGACCTCCGAACTGGTGCTGGAAGACGTCGAAGTTCCCGACGACCACGCGCTGCCCGAGGGCGTTGGCCTGGGCAAGGCCCTGGGGTGCCTGACCCAGGCGCGGTACGGGATCGCGTGGGGCGCGATCGGGGCAGCGGTGGCGTGCTTCGAGGAGGCGCTGGCCTACGCCGGGGAACGGATCGCGTTCGGCCGGCCGATCGCGGCGACGCAGATCATCCAGGAGCGCCTGGTGGACATGCTCACCCGCATCACCGCCTCGCAGCTCCTCGCGCACCGGTTGGGCCAGCTCAAGGATGCCGGGCGGATGCGCTACACGCAGGTCTCGCTGGCCAAGCGCCACAACGTGCGCGCCGCCCTGGAGGTGGCGCGACAGGCCCGCTTGATCCTCGGCGGGTACGGCATCACGGTCGAGTACCACGCCATGCGCCACGCCGCCAACCTGGAGTCCGTCGACACCTACGAGGGGACATACGACATCCACACTCTGATCGTCGGCCGCGAGATCACGGGCCACGACGCCTTCTGA